The following coding sequences lie in one Phragmites australis chromosome 8, lpPhrAust1.1, whole genome shotgun sequence genomic window:
- the LOC133927741 gene encoding ocs element-binding factor 1-like, translating into MAAFAGRSLGAADLASCFLLQHGPLVHGSYSGSTADGNGPWCTYGGCHGAGTSVGEQAGGGGRDERKERRLASNRESARRARARRRRQLDNLSSRAAELRAANARLAVELNRVAAARARAAREKVQLMEEARRLRERLAAAEAEAAVTAASAKDAGDEEAGTPMD; encoded by the coding sequence ATGGCAGCCTTTGCAGGCCGCTCGCTCGGTGCAGCAGACTTGGCGAGCTGTTTCTTGCTGCAGCATGGCCCGCTCGTCCATGGTTCCTACTCGGGCAGCACGGCTGATGGCAATGGTCCGTGGTGCACCTACGGCGGCTGCCACGGCGCCGGCACGAGTGTGGGAGAGCAGGCCGGGGGCGGGGGACGCGACGAGCGGAAGGAGAGGCGGCTGGCGTCGAACCGGGAGTcggcgcggcgggcgcgggcgcggcggcggaggcagcTGGACAACCTGTCGTCGCGCGCCGCGGAGCTCCGCGCCGCGAACGCGCGGCTGGCCGTGGAGCTGAACCGCGTggccgccgcgcgcgcgcgggcGGCGCGGGAGAAGGTGCAGCTCATGGAGGAGGCCCGCCGCCTGCGGGAGaggctcgccgccgccgaggcggAGGCCGCGGTCACGGCTGCGTCGGCGAAGGACGCCGGCGATGAAGAAGCGGGAACGCCGATGGACTAG
- the LOC133927066 gene encoding E3 ubiquitin-protein ligase RDUF1-like yields MADIGDELFLDVGDDGFGELSYVSFSESLEDDLACPRHLLSPGFDPGTLTPTPGSPFSFDSDPDLRPLSPSGPSPPFWDCLEDDLADHGFEWEEIFGGEGSGGGGGGGGGRGVGGDGVVFGFLDEREMLGVMESIGSGDDESIFSDEPPFDFGDGNAEFEGIFQSVGWELLPVPLDEDDFEVLPGHLADAAAGGAPPAARTAVELLQVVAVGGEEAAQGCAVCKDGIAQGELATRLPCGHFYHGACIGPWLAIRNSCPVCRYELPTDDPEYERRRARRRSAGGSTAQLGTPMQI; encoded by the coding sequence atgGCGGACATCGGCGACGAGCTCTTCCTCGACGTCGGCGACGACGGCTTCGGCGAGCTCTCCTATGTCTCCTTCTCCGAGTCCCTCGAGGATGATCTCGCCTGCCCACGCCACCTCCTCTCCCCGGGCTTCGACCCCGGAACCCTAACCCCCACCCCgggctcccccttctccttcgaCTCCGACCCCGACCTCCGCCCGCTCTCGCCCTCGGGGCCGTCCCCGCCCTTCTGGGACTGCCTCGAGGACGACCTCGCGGACCACGGCTTCGAGTGGGAGGAGATCTTCGGCGGCGAgggtagtggtggtggtggagggggagggggaggacgaGGGGTAGGAGGCGATGGCGTTGTGTTCGGATTCCTCGACGAGCGGGAGATGCTGGGTGTGATGGAGAGTATCGGCAGTGGGGACGACGAGTCGATCTTCTCCGATGAGCCGCCGTTCGACTTCGGCGATGGCAACGCGGAGTTCGAAGGTATCTTTCAGAGCGTGGGGTGGGAGCTGCTCCCGGTGCCGCTGGACGAGGACGACTTCGAGGTGCTCCCGGGGCACCtcgcggacgcggcggcgggtGGCGCCCCGCCTGCGGCGCGCACGGCGGTGGAGTTGCTCCAGGTGGTGGCTGTcggaggggaggaggcggctCAGGGGTGCGCCGTGTGCAAGGACGGGATCGCGCAGGGGGAGCTCGCCACACGGCTGCCGTGCGGACATTTCTACCACGGAGCGTGCATTGGGCCGTGGCTCGCCATCCGGAATTCGTGCCCAGTGTGCCGCTATGAGCTTCCCACTGACGACCCTGAGTACGAGCGGCGAAGGGCGAGGCGCCGCTCTGCTGGTGGCTCAACAGCACAGTTGGGTACCCCGATGCAAATATGA
- the LOC133927067 gene encoding amino acid transporter AVT6A-like, which yields MDRQMGTSNQPIRKYETRPRHFFQSRWKRWMGFMSSTELRSLGRFSICRPLSLGLESWPCQCCHQGKITSYGWLMGEAYSQWGRIALQASVVVNNIGVLIVYMIIIGDVLSGTTSVGVHHRGILEGWFGAHLWNSRAIVLLVTALLVFAPLVSFKRLDALRYTSALSVALAVVFVVITAGIAIIKLFSGTVAMPKLFPELEGLNSIWKLFTAVPVLVTAYICHYNVIYLAAILIPSILDAFQFTAMVILRDPYGIATKRDKILSITMIQ from the exons ATGGATCGTCAAATGGGAACCAGCAATCAGCCCATAAGGAAATATGAGACGAGACCACGCCACTTCTTCCAGTCAAGGTGGAAGAGGTGGATGGGTTTCATGAGTTCAACGGAGCTTCGTTCTCTGGGGCGGTTTTCAATCTGTCGACCACTATCGTTGGGGCTGGAATCATGGCCTTGCCA GTGCTGCCACCAGGGCAAGATTACATCATATGGGTGGCTGATGGGTGAGGCATACAGTCAGTGGGGGAGGATTGCACTGCAGGCCTCTGTCGTCGTAAACAACATCGGTGTGCTGATTGTTTACATGATTATCATTG GTGATGTCTTATCTGGCACAACATCAGTCGGTGTTCATCATCGTGGTATATTGGAGGGCTGGTTTGGAGCTCATTTGTGGAATTCTCgtgccattgtccttcttgtGACAGCACTTTTGGTGTTTGCTCCATTGGTGAGCTTTAAGCGTTTG GATGCATTGAGATACACATCTGCCCTATCAGTTGCTCTGGCTGTGGTTTTTGTTGTCATTACTGCTGGGATTGCCATCATCAAACTCTTCAGTGGAACTGTAGCGATGCCCAAACTTTTTCCAGAATTAGAAGGTCTTAATTCCATCTGGAAGCTCTTTACAGCTGTCCCTGTTCTTGTTACTGCCTACATCTGCCACTATAATG TAATTTATCTTGCTGCCATTCTTATACCAAGCATTTTGGACGCGTTCCAGTTTACTGCCATGGTCATACTTAG GGATCCTTATGGAATTGCAACCAAGCGTGACAAGATCCTGTCTATAACCATGATACAGTGA